One region of Camelus bactrianus isolate YW-2024 breed Bactrian camel chromosome 20, ASM4877302v1, whole genome shotgun sequence genomic DNA includes:
- the PRSS16 gene encoding thymus-specific serine protease isoform X1, producing MTIRRILWLGPLLLASLWGSSAPASLLRRLGEHIQQFQERSGLGLSLGPSPVAFPKEGWLEQPLDPFNASDRRFFLQRYWVNDQHRASQDGPVFLLLGGEGSLGPGSVMRGHPATLAPVWGALVISLEHRFYGLSIPAGGLDMAQLRFLSSRHALADVISARLTLSRLFNVSSSSPWICFGGSYAGSLAAWARLKFPHLIFASVASSAPVRAVLDFSEYNNVVSRSLMNTAIGGSPECRAAASAAFAEVKRRLRAGGAAQAALRAELGACGSLGRSEDQAELLGTLQALVGGAVQYDGQVGAPLSVRQLCGLLLGDRDNCSSPAAPYRGLRRAVQVVTRSLGQRCLSFSRAETVTQLRVTEPQVSGVGDRQWLYQTCTEFGYYVTCEDPGCPFSQLPALPSQLDLCEQVFGLSTSSIAKAVAQTNSYYGGQTPGATQVLFVNGDTDPWHVLSVTQALGPSEAVLLIPNASHCLDMAPERPSDPPSLLLARQCWGLTFQILPTSPQNIFQQLQTWLQLAKESQVRSGV from the exons ATGACCATCAGACGTATCCTatggctgggtcctctgctccTGGCTTCCCTCTGGGGGTCCTCAGCTCCAG CCTCCCTCCTTAGGCGCCTAGGTGAGCACATTCAGCAGTTTCAGGAGCGCTCTGGACTGGGCCTGAGCCTGGGCCCGAGTCCTGTGGCCTTCCCAAAAGAAGGGTGGCTGGAGCAGCCACTGGACCCCTTCAATGCATCTGACAGACGATTCTTCCTGCAg CGGTATTGGGTCAACGACCAACATCGGGCCAGCCAGGATGGACCTGTATTCCTGCTCCTGGGGGGAGAGGGCAGCCTTGGGCCTGGCTCAGTGATGAGAG GGCACCCTGCAACCCTGGCCCCAGTCTGGGGGGCCCTGGTGATAAGCCTGGAACATAGATTTTATGGCCTGAGTATACCTGCTGGAGGATTGGACATGGCCCAGCTTCGTTTCTTGTCCAGCCGCCATGC GCTGGCCGATGTGATCTCTGCCCGCCTCACACTCTCCCGCCTCTTCAAcgtctcctcctccagcccctggatcTGCTTCGGAGGCTCCTATGCCGGCTCCCTGGCTGCCTGGGCTCGGCTGAAG tttccccatctcattTTCGCTTCGGTCGCCTCTTCCGCCCCGGTGCGGGCCGTGCTGGATTTCTCCGAATATAATAAC GTGGTGTCCAGAAGCCTAATGAACACTGCGATTGGTGGATCCCCTGAG TGCCGGGCGGCGGCGTCCGCAGCCTTCGCAGAGGTGAAGCGGCGTCTGCGCGCGGGCGGGGCGGCTCAGGCAGCGCTGCGGGCGGAGCTGGGCGCCTGTGGATCCCTGGGCCGCTCTGAGGACCAGGCGGAGCTTCTGGGGACTCTGCAGGCGCTGGTGGGAGGCGCGGTGCAGTACGATGGGCAGGTGGGAGCGCCGCTGAGTGTGCGACAGCTCTGCGGACTCCTCCTCGGGGACAGGGACAACTGCAGCAGCCCCGCTGCGCCCTACCGCGGACTTCGTCGGGCAGTGCAG GTTGTCACACGCAGCCTGGGCCAGAGGTGTTTAAGCTTTTCTCGAGCAGAGACAGTGACACAGTTGAGAGTCACAGAACCCCAAGTGTCCGGCGTGGGTGACCGGCAGTGGTTGTATCAGACCTGTACTGAGTTCGGCTACT ATGTCACATGTGAGGACCCTGGATGCCCTTTCTCACAGCTCCCAGCACTGCCTTCCCAGCTAGACCTATGTGAGCAGGTGTTTGGGCTTTCCACTTCATCCATAGCCAAGGCTGTGGCCCAGACGAACTCCTACTATGGTGGCCAGACCCCAGGGGCCACCCAAGTGCTGTTTGTTAATG gTGACACAGACCCCTGGCATGTGCTAAGTGTAACACAGGCTTTGGGACCCTCAGAGGCAGTCCTTCTCATCCCTAATGCCTCTCATTGCTTGGACATGGCACCTGAGAGGCCCTCAGatcctcccagcctcctcctaGCACGCCAG TGCTGGGGTCTGACTTTCCAAattctccccacctctccacaGAACATCTTCCAGCAGCTGCAGACCTGGCTCCAGCTGGCAAAGGAGAGCCAGGTTAGGAGTGGGGTCTAA
- the PRSS16 gene encoding thymus-specific serine protease isoform X2, whose amino-acid sequence MTIRRILWLGPLLLASLWGSSAPASLLRRLGEHIQQFQERSGLGLSLGPSPVAFPKEGWLEQPLDPFNASDRRFFLQRYWVNDQHRASQDGPVFLLLGGEGSLGPGSVMRGHPATLAPVWGALVISLEHRFYGLSIPAGGLDMAQLRFLSSRHALADVISARLTLSRLFNVSSSSPWICFGGSYAGSLAAWARLKFPHLIFASVASSAPVRAVLDFSEYNNVVSRSLMNTAIGGSPECRAAASAAFAEVKRRLRAGGAAQAALRAELGACGSLGRSEDQAELLGTLQALVGGAVQYDGQVGAPLSVRQLCGLLLGDRDNCSSPAAPYRGLRRAVQVVTRSLGQRCLSFSRAETVTQLRVTEPQVSGVGDRQWLYQTCTEFGYYVTCEDPGCPFSQLPALPSQLDLCEQVFGLSTSSIAKAVAQTNSYYGGQTPGATQVLFVNGDTDPWHVLSVTQALGPSEAVLLIPNASHCLDMAPERPSDPPSLLLARQNIFQQLQTWLQLAKESQVRSGV is encoded by the exons ATGACCATCAGACGTATCCTatggctgggtcctctgctccTGGCTTCCCTCTGGGGGTCCTCAGCTCCAG CCTCCCTCCTTAGGCGCCTAGGTGAGCACATTCAGCAGTTTCAGGAGCGCTCTGGACTGGGCCTGAGCCTGGGCCCGAGTCCTGTGGCCTTCCCAAAAGAAGGGTGGCTGGAGCAGCCACTGGACCCCTTCAATGCATCTGACAGACGATTCTTCCTGCAg CGGTATTGGGTCAACGACCAACATCGGGCCAGCCAGGATGGACCTGTATTCCTGCTCCTGGGGGGAGAGGGCAGCCTTGGGCCTGGCTCAGTGATGAGAG GGCACCCTGCAACCCTGGCCCCAGTCTGGGGGGCCCTGGTGATAAGCCTGGAACATAGATTTTATGGCCTGAGTATACCTGCTGGAGGATTGGACATGGCCCAGCTTCGTTTCTTGTCCAGCCGCCATGC GCTGGCCGATGTGATCTCTGCCCGCCTCACACTCTCCCGCCTCTTCAAcgtctcctcctccagcccctggatcTGCTTCGGAGGCTCCTATGCCGGCTCCCTGGCTGCCTGGGCTCGGCTGAAG tttccccatctcattTTCGCTTCGGTCGCCTCTTCCGCCCCGGTGCGGGCCGTGCTGGATTTCTCCGAATATAATAAC GTGGTGTCCAGAAGCCTAATGAACACTGCGATTGGTGGATCCCCTGAG TGCCGGGCGGCGGCGTCCGCAGCCTTCGCAGAGGTGAAGCGGCGTCTGCGCGCGGGCGGGGCGGCTCAGGCAGCGCTGCGGGCGGAGCTGGGCGCCTGTGGATCCCTGGGCCGCTCTGAGGACCAGGCGGAGCTTCTGGGGACTCTGCAGGCGCTGGTGGGAGGCGCGGTGCAGTACGATGGGCAGGTGGGAGCGCCGCTGAGTGTGCGACAGCTCTGCGGACTCCTCCTCGGGGACAGGGACAACTGCAGCAGCCCCGCTGCGCCCTACCGCGGACTTCGTCGGGCAGTGCAG GTTGTCACACGCAGCCTGGGCCAGAGGTGTTTAAGCTTTTCTCGAGCAGAGACAGTGACACAGTTGAGAGTCACAGAACCCCAAGTGTCCGGCGTGGGTGACCGGCAGTGGTTGTATCAGACCTGTACTGAGTTCGGCTACT ATGTCACATGTGAGGACCCTGGATGCCCTTTCTCACAGCTCCCAGCACTGCCTTCCCAGCTAGACCTATGTGAGCAGGTGTTTGGGCTTTCCACTTCATCCATAGCCAAGGCTGTGGCCCAGACGAACTCCTACTATGGTGGCCAGACCCCAGGGGCCACCCAAGTGCTGTTTGTTAATG gTGACACAGACCCCTGGCATGTGCTAAGTGTAACACAGGCTTTGGGACCCTCAGAGGCAGTCCTTCTCATCCCTAATGCCTCTCATTGCTTGGACATGGCACCTGAGAGGCCCTCAGatcctcccagcctcctcctaGCACGCCAG AACATCTTCCAGCAGCTGCAGACCTGGCTCCAGCTGGCAAAGGAGAGCCAGGTTAGGAGTGGGGTCTAA